In Carassius carassius chromosome 7, fCarCar2.1, whole genome shotgun sequence, one genomic interval encodes:
- the LOC132144182 gene encoding adhesion G protein-coupled receptor L1-like isoform X1, with translation MALSLCLLWMCPVLLSNIAPSEQALSRAAMPFGLMRRELACEGYPIELRCPGSDVIMIETANYGRTDDKICDADPFQMENVQCYQPDAFKIMSHRCNNRTQCVVVAGADVFPDPCPGTYKYLEIQYECVPYIFVCPGTLIRVLEPSSVREVEHQSGAWCKDPLQAGDRLYVMPWTPYRTDMLYEYASWDDYIQNRVTTTYKLPSRVDGTGFVVYDGAVFYNKERTRNIVKYDLRTRIKSGEAIIATANYHDTSPYRWGGKSDIDLAVDEHGLWVIYATEANSGRLVVSQVNPYTLRFEGTWQTSFEKRMASDAFVACGILYAVRSVYQDDDSEVGGDLILYAYDTRRNREEPVRIPFPNPYQHISSISYNPRDNQLYVWNNYIVLRYPLEFSPPQPTTDPLSTPLLSTTPPSALSTTVSMGFSPTSIPSVTFHPVGAINRAPAGRPITATVPVTIRPPRRPQGQRTPMCEGRVTRGVQWPPTHRGERVERPCPKGSLGIASYQCMANDVVWNPRGPDLSNCTSPWVNQIAQKIKSGENAAHIAAVLVNHTRGRVYAGDVTSSVRLMEQLLDILDSQLQALRPGNKESATRNYNKLQKRERTCRAFIQAVVQTVDNLLRLEALESWQDMNVTEQSHTATMLLDVMEKGAFLLANNLYGGHFSDRAPNVDLEVYVLNTEMELKDLSFPNSYDSDSTIHVSASTIKQYSRNGQVKVVFTLYKNLGSFLSTQNATLKTDGEQKSGGHGLAVNSHIISASMNKESSRVFLTKPVEFTLRHLQLENHFNPNCSFWNYSERSMTGQWSSQGCRRLHSNNTHTTCACSHLTNFAVLMNHQQPTYPGGVQGLILFVITWVGMVISLVCLALCISTFCCLRGLQSDRTTIHKNLCLTLFISQLLFLIGMDKTHYTVVCPVLAGLLHFFLLSVFCWLCMETVQLYVLMVEVFESETSRRKYYYLSAYGFPTLVVAISTAIDYRSYGGPKACWLRVDNYFIWTFIGPASLIILLNLAVLIVTIHRMLRHSTVLKPDSSRFDNIKCWTLSSITLLLLVSLTWIFGLLFMNDNSVVMAYLFTSFNALHGMLIFLLHCALQKKVQKEYSKCLRQSPCCGHASSTGSHGSLKSSAHRGNNRYYGGSQSRHAPAPRQSRIRRMWNDTVRRQTESSFMAAEINNTPTLTRGTMGNHLLANPMLQNRSGSSPYNTLLAETFTSPSPAVFNATGTFRNSKGTLSRSRESCGLEGVRLNGNYNNSYSLHGGSSDLLGGVPVGSGGVSGEVSPALLTPRGAEPASGSRRNLSDAAALEKMIISELVQSNLRPSTDRYGTGQNSTMHRQDYATSTSHREPPQRPLPRPPPPPPQDEEELLYKALEKPRLTDKPRLPDKPRLPDKPRLLEHGQSVFYQSEEDSESFSAEITVGVDGAGPDSASLYARDHDSSYPDSSPEALGAEPHPNLPPDELYFSAGRQAHISAFYQPPHRRTNDEAQLGLQPSQGEGDGQMQLVTSL, from the exons TTTTTGTTTGTCCTGGAACGTTAATCCGAGTGTTGGAGCCCAGTTCTGTGCGGGAGGTGGAGCATCAGTCTGGGGCGTGGTGTAAAGACCCTCTGCAAGCGGGCGATAGGCTGTACGTGATGCCCTGGACGCCCTATCGCACAGATATGCTGTACGAATACGCTTCCTGGGACGACTACATCCAAAACAGAGTCACCACCACCTATAA ATTGCCGAGTCGAGTGGATGGCACCGGTTTTGTCGTGTATGACGGAGCTGTGTTCTACAATAAGGAACGCACACGCAACATTGTGAAATATGACCTGCGAACTCGCATCAAGAGCGGCGAAGCTATAATTGCTACCGCCAACTATCATGACACATCACCATACCGCTGGGGCGGGAAATCTGACATCGACCTAGCTGTGGACGAACACGGGCTCTGGGTCATATACGCCACTGAAGCCAACAGCGGACGCCTGGTTGTTAGCCAG GTGAACCCGTACACCCTGCGGTTTGAGGGGACGTGGCAGACGAGCTTTGAAAAGCGCATGGCATCAGACGCATTCGTGGCGTGTGGCATCTTGTACGCCGTTCGTTCCGTGTACCAGGATGATGACAGCGAGGTGGGCGGAGACCTGATCCTGTACGCCTACGACACGCGACGTAACCGTGAGGAACCGGTGAGAATCCCGTTCCCCAACCCCTACCAGCACATCTCCTCCATCAGCTACAACCCCAGAGACAACCAGCTGTACGTCTGGAACAACTACATCGTCCTGCGGTACCCACTGGAGTTCAGCCCGCCACAGCCCACCACAG ATCCTCTCTCAACGCCTCTTCTCTCCACAACTCCTCCGAGTGCACTCTCCACCACTGTGTCCATGGGCTTCAGCCCCACTTCAATCCCATCCGTGACCTTCCACCCAGTGGGAGCTATAAACAGGGCTCCAGCAGGGCGGCCCATCACAGCCACGGTCCCGGTGACCATCAGGCCTCCCCGCCGGCCACAGGGGCAGCGCACACCCATGTGTGAGGGCCGGGTGACTCGCGGGGTCCAGTGGCCCCCGACTCATCGTGGAGAAAGGGTGGAGAGGCCGTGCCCCAAAGGATCCCTTG GTATTGCGTCCTATCAGTGTATGGCTAATGATGTGGTGTGGAACCCCAGAGGCCCCGACCTCAGCAACTGCACCTCGCCCTGGGTCAACCAGATCGCTCAAAAG ATTAAGAGTGGGGAGAACGCAGCACATATCGCTGCTGTACTTGTCAATCACACACGGGGGCGGGTCTATGCTGGTGATGTCACTTCCTCTGTGCGTCTGATGGAGCAGCTGCTAGACATTCTAGACTCACAGCTGCAGGCGCTGCGACCCGGAAACAAGGAGTCAGCCACACGCAACTACAACAAG CTTCAGAAGAGAGAGCGGACCTGTCGAGCATTTATTCAG gcggTGGTGCAGACAGTGGATAACCTGCTGCGTTTGGAGGCGCTGGAGTCGTGGCAGGACATGAACGTCACAGAACAGTCACACACTGCCACCATGCTGCTGGACGTCATGGAGAAAGGAGCGTTTCTGCTGGCCAACAACCTGTATGGGGGTCACTTCAGCGACCGAGCACCCAACGTCG atTTGGAGGTGTATGTGCTCAACACAGAGATGGAGCTGAAGGATCTGTCCTTCCCGAACTCGTATGACAGTGACAGCACCATCCACGTGTCAGCATCCACCATCAAACAGTACAGCCGCAAcg gtCAAGTGAAGGTGGTGTTCACACTCTATAAGAACCTGGGCTCGTTCCTCTCCACTCAAAACGCCACGCTGAAGACGGATGGAGAGCAGAAGTCAGGAGGACATGGTCTGGCTGTCAACTCACATATCATCTCTGCTTCCATGAACAAAGAGTCTAGCCGCGTGTTCCTGACCAAACCCGTCGAGTTCACACTGAGACACCTGCAG CTGGAGAATCACTTCAATCCCAACTGTTCGTTCTGGAATTACTCGGAGCGCTCGATGACGGGTCAGTGGTCATCACAGGGCTGCAGACGTCTGCACagcaacaacacacacaccaccTGCGCCTGCTCACATCTCACCAACTTCGCCGTGCTCATGAACCACCAGCAGCCCACc TATCCCGGCGGCGTTCAGGGTCTGATCCTGTTCGTCATCACGTGGGTGGGGATGGTGATCTCTCTGGTGTGTCTGGCTCTGTGCATCTCCACCTTCTGCTGCCTGCGAGGCCTTCAGAGCGACCGCACCACCATCCACAAGAACCTGTGCCTCACGCTCTTCATCTCACAGCTCCTCTTCCTCATCGGCATGGACAAGACACACTATACC gtGGTGTGTCCGGTTCTGGCCGGTCTGCTGCACTTCTTTCTGCTGTCCGTGTTCTGCTGGCTCTGCATGGAGACGGTGCAGCTGTATGTGCTGATGGTGGAGGTGTTTGAAAGCGAGACGTCTCGTCGTAAGTACTACTACCTCTCCGCATACGGCTTCCCCACACTGGTGGTGGCCATATCCACGGCCATCGACTACAGGAGCTACGGAGGACCCAAAGC TTGCTGGTTGAGGGTGGATAACTACTTCATCTGGACGTTTATTGGCCCCGCCTCCCTCATTATTCTG CTGAACCTGGCAGTGCTGATCGTCACCATCCACCGGATGCTGCGTCACTCCACCGTCCTGAAGCCAGATTCCAGCCGATTCGACAACATCAA GTGCTGGACACTCAGCTCAATCACTCTGCTGTTGCTGGTGTCTCTGACGTGGATCTTTGGCCTCCTGTTCATGAACGACAACAGTGTGGTGATGGCGTACCTCTTCACCTCCTTCAACGCCCTGCACGGCATGTTAATCTTCCTCCTGCACTGCGCGCTGCAGAAGAAG GTGCAGAAAGAATACAGCAAATGCTTGCGTCAATCACCCTGCTGTGGCCATGCCTCCTCCACCGGTTCCCATGGTTCCCTCAAGAGCTCCGCCCACAGAGGCAACAATCGCTACTATGGTGGCAGCCAATCACGACATGCACCTGCACCAAGacag agccgTATCAGGAGGATGTGGAACGACACTGTTCGACGGCAGACAGAATCGTCCTTCATGGCAGCTGAGATCAACAACACACCCACACTCACCCGAG GCACTATGGGTAATCACCTCCTAGCCAATCCTATGCTACAGAACCGCTCTGGCTCCTCCCCTTACAACACCCTATTGGCTGAAACATTCACCTCCCCCTCACCAGCAGTTTTCAACGCCACTG GCACGTTCAGAAACTCAA AGGGCACACTGTCGCGCAGCCGTGAATCGTGTGGGCTGGAGGGAGTCCGGCTCAATGGAAACTACAACAACAGCTACTCGCTTCATGGAGGGAGTTCGGATCTGCTAGGAGGCGTTCCTGTGGGATCAGGGGGCGTGTCCGGAGAAGTCAGCCCCGCACTTCTGACACCTAGAGGGGCGGAGCCTGCTAGTGGTTCGAGGCGGAACCTTTCTGATGCAGCAGCACTGGAGAAGATGATCATATCCGAGCTGGTTCAGAGCAACCTGCGGCCTTCCACCGATCGCTACGGAACTGGACAGAATTCCACGATGCACCGGCAGGACTATGCCACATCGACAAGTCACAGAGAGCCTCCGCAGCGGCCCCTGCCCCGCCCACCTCCACCCCCTCCACAGGATGAGGAGGAGCTGCTGTACAAAGCACTAGAAAAACCCCGCCTCACGGACAAGCCACGCCTACCCGATAAACCCCGCCTGCCTGATAAACCCCGCCTCCTGGAGCACGGCCAGTCTGTGTTCTACCAGAGCGAGGAGGATTCGGAGAGCTTCTCGGCCGAAATCACGGTTGGCGTGGACGGGGCCGGACCAGACTCTGCCTCCCTGTATGCGCGTGATCACGATTCATCTTATCCAGACAGCAGTCCCGAGGCGCTGGGGGCGGAGCCACACCCCAACCTCCCGCCAGATGAGCTGTACTTCAGCGCAGGACGCCAAGCGCACATCTCAGCCTTTTACCAGCCTCCGCATCGCAGAACCAACGACGAGGCTCAGCTGGGACTGCAGCCCTCACAGGGGGAAGGTGACGGACAGATGCAACTGGTGACGAGTCTGTGA
- the LOC132144182 gene encoding adhesion G protein-coupled receptor L1-like isoform X2, whose product MALSLCLLWMCPVLLSNIAPSEQALSRAAMPFGLMRRELACEGYPIELRCPGSDVIMIETANYGRTDDKICDADPFQMENVQCYQPDAFKIMSHRCNNRTQCVVVAGADVFPDPCPGTYKYLEIQYECVPYIFVCPGTLIRVLEPSSVREVEHQSGAWCKDPLQAGDRLYVMPWTPYRTDMLYEYASWDDYIQNRVTTTYKLPSRVDGTGFVVYDGAVFYNKERTRNIVKYDLRTRIKSGEAIIATANYHDTSPYRWGGKSDIDLAVDEHGLWVIYATEANSGRLVVSQVNPYTLRFEGTWQTSFEKRMASDAFVACGILYAVRSVYQDDDSEVGGDLILYAYDTRRNREEPVRIPFPNPYQHISSISYNPRDNQLYVWNNYIVLRYPLEFSPPQPTTDPLSTPLLSTTPPSALSTTVSMGFSPTSIPSVTFHPVGAINRAPAGRPITATVPVTIRPPRRPQGQRTPMCEGRVTRGVQWPPTHRGERVERPCPKGSLGIASYQCMANDVVWNPRGPDLSNCTSPWVNQIAQKIKSGENAAHIAAVLVNHTRGRVYAGDVTSSVRLMEQLLDILDSQLQALRPGNKESATRNYNKLQKRERTCRAFIQAVVQTVDNLLRLEALESWQDMNVTEQSHTATMLLDVMEKGAFLLANNLYGGHFSDRAPNVDLEVYVLNTEMELKDLSFPNSYDSDSTIHVSASTIKQYSRNGQVKVVFTLYKNLGSFLSTQNATLKTDGEQKSGGHGLAVNSHIISASMNKESSRVFLTKPVEFTLRHLQLENHFNPNCSFWNYSERSMTGQWSSQGCRRLHSNNTHTTCACSHLTNFAVLMNHQQPTYPGGVQGLILFVITWVGMVISLVCLALCISTFCCLRGLQSDRTTIHKNLCLTLFISQLLFLIGMDKTHYTVVCPVLAGLLHFFLLSVFCWLCMETVQLYVLMVEVFESETSRRKYYYLSAYGFPTLVVAISTAIDYRSYGGPKACWLRVDNYFIWTFIGPASLIILLNLAVLIVTIHRMLRHSTVLKPDSSRFDNIKCWTLSSITLLLLVSLTWIFGLLFMNDNSVVMAYLFTSFNALHGMLIFLLHCALQKKVQKEYSKCLRQSPCCGHASSTGSHGSLKSSAHRGNNRYYGGSQSRHAPAPRQSRIRRMWNDTVRRQTESSFMAAEINNTPTLTRGTMGNHLLANPMLQNRSGSSPYNTLLAETFTSPSPAVFNATEGTLSRSRESCGLEGVRLNGNYNNSYSLHGGSSDLLGGVPVGSGGVSGEVSPALLTPRGAEPASGSRRNLSDAAALEKMIISELVQSNLRPSTDRYGTGQNSTMHRQDYATSTSHREPPQRPLPRPPPPPPQDEEELLYKALEKPRLTDKPRLPDKPRLPDKPRLLEHGQSVFYQSEEDSESFSAEITVGVDGAGPDSASLYARDHDSSYPDSSPEALGAEPHPNLPPDELYFSAGRQAHISAFYQPPHRRTNDEAQLGLQPSQGEGDGQMQLVTSL is encoded by the exons TTTTTGTTTGTCCTGGAACGTTAATCCGAGTGTTGGAGCCCAGTTCTGTGCGGGAGGTGGAGCATCAGTCTGGGGCGTGGTGTAAAGACCCTCTGCAAGCGGGCGATAGGCTGTACGTGATGCCCTGGACGCCCTATCGCACAGATATGCTGTACGAATACGCTTCCTGGGACGACTACATCCAAAACAGAGTCACCACCACCTATAA ATTGCCGAGTCGAGTGGATGGCACCGGTTTTGTCGTGTATGACGGAGCTGTGTTCTACAATAAGGAACGCACACGCAACATTGTGAAATATGACCTGCGAACTCGCATCAAGAGCGGCGAAGCTATAATTGCTACCGCCAACTATCATGACACATCACCATACCGCTGGGGCGGGAAATCTGACATCGACCTAGCTGTGGACGAACACGGGCTCTGGGTCATATACGCCACTGAAGCCAACAGCGGACGCCTGGTTGTTAGCCAG GTGAACCCGTACACCCTGCGGTTTGAGGGGACGTGGCAGACGAGCTTTGAAAAGCGCATGGCATCAGACGCATTCGTGGCGTGTGGCATCTTGTACGCCGTTCGTTCCGTGTACCAGGATGATGACAGCGAGGTGGGCGGAGACCTGATCCTGTACGCCTACGACACGCGACGTAACCGTGAGGAACCGGTGAGAATCCCGTTCCCCAACCCCTACCAGCACATCTCCTCCATCAGCTACAACCCCAGAGACAACCAGCTGTACGTCTGGAACAACTACATCGTCCTGCGGTACCCACTGGAGTTCAGCCCGCCACAGCCCACCACAG ATCCTCTCTCAACGCCTCTTCTCTCCACAACTCCTCCGAGTGCACTCTCCACCACTGTGTCCATGGGCTTCAGCCCCACTTCAATCCCATCCGTGACCTTCCACCCAGTGGGAGCTATAAACAGGGCTCCAGCAGGGCGGCCCATCACAGCCACGGTCCCGGTGACCATCAGGCCTCCCCGCCGGCCACAGGGGCAGCGCACACCCATGTGTGAGGGCCGGGTGACTCGCGGGGTCCAGTGGCCCCCGACTCATCGTGGAGAAAGGGTGGAGAGGCCGTGCCCCAAAGGATCCCTTG GTATTGCGTCCTATCAGTGTATGGCTAATGATGTGGTGTGGAACCCCAGAGGCCCCGACCTCAGCAACTGCACCTCGCCCTGGGTCAACCAGATCGCTCAAAAG ATTAAGAGTGGGGAGAACGCAGCACATATCGCTGCTGTACTTGTCAATCACACACGGGGGCGGGTCTATGCTGGTGATGTCACTTCCTCTGTGCGTCTGATGGAGCAGCTGCTAGACATTCTAGACTCACAGCTGCAGGCGCTGCGACCCGGAAACAAGGAGTCAGCCACACGCAACTACAACAAG CTTCAGAAGAGAGAGCGGACCTGTCGAGCATTTATTCAG gcggTGGTGCAGACAGTGGATAACCTGCTGCGTTTGGAGGCGCTGGAGTCGTGGCAGGACATGAACGTCACAGAACAGTCACACACTGCCACCATGCTGCTGGACGTCATGGAGAAAGGAGCGTTTCTGCTGGCCAACAACCTGTATGGGGGTCACTTCAGCGACCGAGCACCCAACGTCG atTTGGAGGTGTATGTGCTCAACACAGAGATGGAGCTGAAGGATCTGTCCTTCCCGAACTCGTATGACAGTGACAGCACCATCCACGTGTCAGCATCCACCATCAAACAGTACAGCCGCAAcg gtCAAGTGAAGGTGGTGTTCACACTCTATAAGAACCTGGGCTCGTTCCTCTCCACTCAAAACGCCACGCTGAAGACGGATGGAGAGCAGAAGTCAGGAGGACATGGTCTGGCTGTCAACTCACATATCATCTCTGCTTCCATGAACAAAGAGTCTAGCCGCGTGTTCCTGACCAAACCCGTCGAGTTCACACTGAGACACCTGCAG CTGGAGAATCACTTCAATCCCAACTGTTCGTTCTGGAATTACTCGGAGCGCTCGATGACGGGTCAGTGGTCATCACAGGGCTGCAGACGTCTGCACagcaacaacacacacaccaccTGCGCCTGCTCACATCTCACCAACTTCGCCGTGCTCATGAACCACCAGCAGCCCACc TATCCCGGCGGCGTTCAGGGTCTGATCCTGTTCGTCATCACGTGGGTGGGGATGGTGATCTCTCTGGTGTGTCTGGCTCTGTGCATCTCCACCTTCTGCTGCCTGCGAGGCCTTCAGAGCGACCGCACCACCATCCACAAGAACCTGTGCCTCACGCTCTTCATCTCACAGCTCCTCTTCCTCATCGGCATGGACAAGACACACTATACC gtGGTGTGTCCGGTTCTGGCCGGTCTGCTGCACTTCTTTCTGCTGTCCGTGTTCTGCTGGCTCTGCATGGAGACGGTGCAGCTGTATGTGCTGATGGTGGAGGTGTTTGAAAGCGAGACGTCTCGTCGTAAGTACTACTACCTCTCCGCATACGGCTTCCCCACACTGGTGGTGGCCATATCCACGGCCATCGACTACAGGAGCTACGGAGGACCCAAAGC TTGCTGGTTGAGGGTGGATAACTACTTCATCTGGACGTTTATTGGCCCCGCCTCCCTCATTATTCTG CTGAACCTGGCAGTGCTGATCGTCACCATCCACCGGATGCTGCGTCACTCCACCGTCCTGAAGCCAGATTCCAGCCGATTCGACAACATCAA GTGCTGGACACTCAGCTCAATCACTCTGCTGTTGCTGGTGTCTCTGACGTGGATCTTTGGCCTCCTGTTCATGAACGACAACAGTGTGGTGATGGCGTACCTCTTCACCTCCTTCAACGCCCTGCACGGCATGTTAATCTTCCTCCTGCACTGCGCGCTGCAGAAGAAG GTGCAGAAAGAATACAGCAAATGCTTGCGTCAATCACCCTGCTGTGGCCATGCCTCCTCCACCGGTTCCCATGGTTCCCTCAAGAGCTCCGCCCACAGAGGCAACAATCGCTACTATGGTGGCAGCCAATCACGACATGCACCTGCACCAAGacag agccgTATCAGGAGGATGTGGAACGACACTGTTCGACGGCAGACAGAATCGTCCTTCATGGCAGCTGAGATCAACAACACACCCACACTCACCCGAG GCACTATGGGTAATCACCTCCTAGCCAATCCTATGCTACAGAACCGCTCTGGCTCCTCCCCTTACAACACCCTATTGGCTGAAACATTCACCTCCCCCTCACCAGCAGTTTTCAACGCCACTG AGGGCACACTGTCGCGCAGCCGTGAATCGTGTGGGCTGGAGGGAGTCCGGCTCAATGGAAACTACAACAACAGCTACTCGCTTCATGGAGGGAGTTCGGATCTGCTAGGAGGCGTTCCTGTGGGATCAGGGGGCGTGTCCGGAGAAGTCAGCCCCGCACTTCTGACACCTAGAGGGGCGGAGCCTGCTAGTGGTTCGAGGCGGAACCTTTCTGATGCAGCAGCACTGGAGAAGATGATCATATCCGAGCTGGTTCAGAGCAACCTGCGGCCTTCCACCGATCGCTACGGAACTGGACAGAATTCCACGATGCACCGGCAGGACTATGCCACATCGACAAGTCACAGAGAGCCTCCGCAGCGGCCCCTGCCCCGCCCACCTCCACCCCCTCCACAGGATGAGGAGGAGCTGCTGTACAAAGCACTAGAAAAACCCCGCCTCACGGACAAGCCACGCCTACCCGATAAACCCCGCCTGCCTGATAAACCCCGCCTCCTGGAGCACGGCCAGTCTGTGTTCTACCAGAGCGAGGAGGATTCGGAGAGCTTCTCGGCCGAAATCACGGTTGGCGTGGACGGGGCCGGACCAGACTCTGCCTCCCTGTATGCGCGTGATCACGATTCATCTTATCCAGACAGCAGTCCCGAGGCGCTGGGGGCGGAGCCACACCCCAACCTCCCGCCAGATGAGCTGTACTTCAGCGCAGGACGCCAAGCGCACATCTCAGCCTTTTACCAGCCTCCGCATCGCAGAACCAACGACGAGGCTCAGCTGGGACTGCAGCCCTCACAGGGGGAAGGTGACGGACAGATGCAACTGGTGACGAGTCTGTGA